From one Triticum urartu cultivar G1812 chromosome 3, Tu2.1, whole genome shotgun sequence genomic stretch:
- the LOC125544432 gene encoding uncharacterized protein LOC125544432: MQNSKNFKKDHCFKSKGSKAVDHYLSQYTKHLSNIGGNSADMFICESSTQLATMLSKASTIPTLEPKEHVVTSNAKLETDIGYENLRRREGPITPESRKVG; encoded by the exons ATGCAGAACTCGAAGaatttcaagaaagatcattgCTTCAAG TCTAAGGGCTCAAAAGCAGTTGACCATTACCTGTCACAGTATACAAAACACCTATCTAATATTGGGGGAAAT TCAGCTGATATGTTCATATGTGAATCATCCACCCAATTAGCTACAATGCTTTCCAAGGCCAGTACCATACCAACATTGGAGCCAAAAGAGCATGTGGTAACATCAAATG CCAAATTGGAGACAGACATAGGGTATGAAAATTTACGCAGAAGAGAAGGGCCCATCACTCCAGAGTCTAGGAAAGTTGGGTAA